The Desulfobulbus propionicus DSM 2032 DNA segment TCACATCTGAAATATCATCGCACAGCGAGGAGCACATGAAAGCGATCAGAAAGGCTGTCATCCCGGTCGCGGGACTGGGAACACGATTTTTACCCGCCACCAAGGCCATTCCCAAGGAAATGCTCACCATCGTCGATCGGCCGACCATCCAATACATTGTCGAAGAGGCCGTGGCCTCGGGCATCGAGGAGATCATCCTGGTGACTAGCGCCGGCAAATCGGCCATCGAGAACCACTTTGACTATGACTTCCAACTGGATACGGTGCTCAAGGACCGCAACAAGGTTCAGTTGCGCGAAGAGCTCAACAACATCTCCAACCTGATCGACATCATCTCGGTACGGCAGAAGGAGCCGCTGGGCTTGGGCCATGCCATCTGGATGGCGCGCAACGTGGTCGGCGACGAACCCTTCATGGTGTTGCTCGGCGATGACCTGGTGATGAGCAAGGTGGCCTGCTGCAAGCAGATGATTCAGCTCTACGAGCAGGTGGGCGAGTCGATTGTCGCCGTGCAGCGGGTGCCGATGGAGGAGACCCATCAGTATGGTATTGTCGAGGGATCGCCCACCGAGCAGGAACGGACCTACAAGGTCGACCGGATGGTGGAGAAACCGGCGCCGGGCACCTGCAACTCGGACATGGCGATCATCGGCCGTTACCTGTTGATGCCGGAGATTTTCGAACTGCTGGAGCGGACCACCCCCGGTCACGGCGGCGAGATCCAGCTGACCGACGCCCTGCTGGCTCTGTCCAACAAACGGGCCATGTATGCCTATGAATTTGTCGGCAAACGCTACGATGCCGGCGACAAGCTCGGCTACCTCAAGGCTATCGTCGATTTCGGCCTCAGCCACAACAGTTTGGGCAAGCCGTTCCGCGAGTATCTGCGCAAGGTGTGCGCCGAATTGGGGCAGTGAGCTGTTTGCCGAGTTGAGCGCCGGTGGAGCTGACCTACGAGGTTGCCGTTGACGCACCGCTTGCCACCCCCCTGACCTACAGCCAGCCCGCCGGGAGAACAACACCCATCCCGGCGGGCTGTTGCGTTCGCGTGCCCCTAGGCAGGCGGAAGGTGATTGGCTATGTGCTCGGACCGGCCTCCCTAACGGACCCGGCGGGTGCCGAGCCCGCGTTTGCGGTCAAGGCCATCGCCGAGGTGATCGACGAGACGCCGCTCTTTCCGCAGACTCTTATTCCTTTTTATCGCTGGATCGCCCGGTATTATCACCACCCGTTGGGCAATGTGCTGCGCACCGCCCTGCCGCTGGCACCCACTTCGCGAAGCGGTCGGCGGGTTAGTGCCAAAACCAGGAAGACGTTGACCCCCGGCCCGGTACTGCTGTCGCCGCTGCAATCAGGGGGAACAACAGAGGAGGTACTCGCCGCTGTTGAGTACAGTCTTGATGGCCGGCTCAAAAATGCCGAACACAAGGCTCTGTCGCTGTTTCTCGATGACCTGCGATCAGGCGGGAACCGGCCGGTGCCGCGATCCCTGTTGCTGCGCCGTTATCCGGGTGCCGGTCCCCGGCTTACCCGGCTCGTCGATCTCGGTGTTCTCTGTTCGGTCAACGAGCGGGTGTATCGTGACCCTTTTGGCCAAACGCCCGTCTTCCATCCCCGGCCGGCACAACTCACCGACGAGCAACAGCAGGTGCTGGAGGCGCTCCTCCCTGCCATGGACCGGGCTGCCTTTGCCCCGTTTGTTCTTTTTGGCGTCACCGGCTGCGGCAAGACCGAGGTCTATCTGCGGCTGGTGGAACATGCCTTGACCCGCGGGAAAACCGCCTTGGTCCTGGTGCCTGAAATCGCGCTTGCCTCCCAGCTGGAGGCTCATTTTTATAGTCGTTTCGGTGCGCGCTTGGCCGTGCTGCACAGCGGCCTGAGCGATGGCGAGCGTTTTGACCAGTGGCACAACGTGCTGACCGGTGAGGCCAGGGTGGTTTTGGGGGCGCGATCGGCGGTGTTCGCCCCCCTCGAACATGTGGGCGTGGTCATTGTCGACGAGGAGCACGAACCGGCCTACAAGCAGGAGGACGGTCTGCGCTATAACGGCCGCGATCTGGCGGTGCTTCGGGCAAAGATGGCCGAGTGTCCGGCGGTACTCGGCTCGGCCACGCCCTCGGTGGTCAGTTATCACCACTGTCTGCACGGCAAGTACACCTTGTTGACCATGCGCAAGCGGGTGGCGGAGCAACCCTTGCCCACGGTGGAGCTCGTCGACCTCGCGGCCACAGAGCGTTCCCGGCCTGATCTGGCCTTTTCGGACCGGTTGATCAATGCGATGGCCCAGACCTTGGAACAGGGCCAGCAGACCTTGCTGTTCGTCAACCGTCGCGGCTTTTCGTCGTCCATGCTCTGCCGTGACTGTGGCGCCATCCTCCAGTGCCGGCACTGTCAGGTGTCCATGACCCTGCATCGCAGCCGCAACCTGCTGATGTGCCATTACTGTGGCTCCACCCAGCATCCGAGCACGCTCTGCCCTGCCTGTGGCTCTCCGCGGCTCTCGGGGGTCGGTATCGGTTCGGAACGGATCGAAGAGGAGGTACGGCAACTGTTCCCCGAGGCCCGCATCGCCCGTCTGGACAGCGACACCACCGCCAACCGCCGACACTATCTGGCCACGCTTCAAGCGGTGCGCACTCGTCAGGTTGACATGCTCATCGGCACCCAGATGATCGCCAAGGGGTTGCATTTTCCTCACATGACCCTGGTCGGGGTGGTCTGGGCCGACGCGGGACTGGCAATGCCCGATTACAAAGCAGCGGAGCGCACCTACTCCCTGCTGGCCCAGGTGACCGGCAGGGCAGGGCGGGGAGCCGATCCGGGCCGGGTGATCATCCAGACCTATCAGCCGAGCCATTACAGCGTGCGCCTGGCCCAGCATCACGACTACGAAGCCTTTTTCGCCCAGGAGATCGCGGTTCGCCGGCCCTTGGGCTATCCGCCTTTTTCCCGGCTGGTCAATATCCGATTCAGCGGCCTGAAGGAGCAGCAGGTGGCACAAGCCGCCGGTCGGGTTGCCGAGTTTCTTCGCCGTCAATACGGCAACAACCAGGTGGATGTCCTTGGGCCGTCACCGGCGCCCCTGGTCAAACTGAAAGACCGCACTCGCTGGCAACTGCTCCTCAAAAGCGGATCGTCAGCCCTGCTGCAGGCCATGTGTGAGGCGCTGTTGGCTGAAAAGGCCGAGCTGTGTCCGCGATCGGTGAGCATGAGCCTTGATGTCGATCCGGAAAATATGATGTGACCACGCCAGTCGCAAAGGCCGGCTGGTTGATATAAAAAAACGCCCCGGCGGCAAGGAGGGAGGAAACCGCCGGGGCGACAGGAGGGCGTTGGGAAGTGCGAAAAATTGCGCGGTTGAACAATTACCGTTTAGAGTGGCGCGGGCTGTGAAAGTCGTAGAAACACGGCATGGCATCGTCGCCCTGTCCCATCAGCAGCATGGGTAACGGGAATCCGGCTTCCTGAGCCTTGACCCGTAACTTTTCACGCAACTCGAACAACTCTCCGGCCACCTGGGATGCCTTGACCGTGTCCGGCGTGCCAGCAGCCATGATGGCCCGCATCTCCGCGCTCTTTTGTGCCAGTTCCTTGCGGACCGTCACGGTGTCATTGAGAAACTTTTCCCGGGCTTTTTGCATTTCGGTGTTGACTTGAGCCGCGTGGTGCGCGGGTTTGTCCTTGGAACCGGCGTCGGCCGCCTGGCCCGGTTGCGCCAACGCCGCTTGACTGATGGCCAGGGTCAAGCCACTGGTTAGAATAGCCGCCATCATGATCCGTTTTTTGACACTTGCTGTTTCCATGATTCAATGCTCCTGAGATTCAAGAGAAGGTATATTGGTTTGTTGTGCCTGTAGTCTAGCGAGATTCATGCCATTTTTTGCTTTCTGTACAATTATTTGATATGATTGAATATAATATTTCATTGAGCAAGATGGCCGTTGTTTCGGTCGGGCCAAGGCCGATACCTGTTTCCTTTCTATCCACGTGCGAGCGGCACGGATGAGTAAAAAGTATCCAGCCGATGCGGCCGCCCCTGATCAGCCTCCAGGTCAAAGCGGCCATCATCGGCAAAAAGATCACCGCTGTTCCCCTGGATTGATCCTTGCAAAGACCGCCGACATGAGCATGCGATTGTTGAAAAAGTCCCGCCGGCCCGCCTATATGTTTTCCTCTCCCTGGCTCTTGGCCTCGGCCGCCGGTCTTCTCATCATGATCGTGGTCACGTTTGCCTTCCACAATCTTAGGCTCGAAGAGCGGTTGATGACCAATGCCATGCTGCAGAAGGCCTCGACCTTGATCCGGGTGCTCCATTCGGGGTCTCGGGCCTCCTATCTTAACGATCTGCGCAAGGATACCTGGAACAACGAGGCGTGGACAACGCACGTCCAGCGGGTGATCGACCATCTGGCCGAAGATCCGGACCTGCGTTTTCTTTCCCTGGTCAACGAAACCGGCCAAGTCATAGCCCATAGCGATCATACGCGGATTGGCGCTCTCGAACCCGTGCCGGAGAGCAACAGGTATCGGCATCCCGCCGACGATCAGCCGCAGCTCACCCACAGTGTCCGGGAAACCCGCGAGTATGGCCGCGTTTTCGAGACAATCCGCCAATTTTCTCCATCCTTTCCGGCGTTGCTGCCGATGCCCCTGCAACCGTTGCGGGAGGGGCTGAAAGGACCGTTTCTCCACCATCCCGAAGAGAGACGGCCGATGATGCGGCTGCTTCCCGAGGGGCTGCCCACGGGGGAGCGCTATTTCGTGGTGGTCGCCCTGGACATGAAGGAGTTTGATCGGACCCTGGGGCGGTTGCGGATGCAGATTTTCATGCTGTCGCTGGCCATGTTGCTTGTCGGCCTGGGCGGCTGGTTTTCCTTGTCAGCGGTCCAGGGATTTCGCGTCTCGCAGAAAACATTGGAAAACATCCAGGCGTTCACCTCGCTGCTGGTCGCCAAACTGCCGGTCGGTGTCATCGCCACCGATGCCACTGGTCGGATCACCACCTGGAACCAGACCATCGCCCACGTGACCGGCATCGACAAAACCGCAGCCACCGGCAAACACCCGGAGGAGATCCTGCCCGAACCGTTGGCCGCCTTTTTTCTTCCAGGCGGTTCAGGGGCGGCTGAGCCAACCGCCACCGAAAAGGAAACCCTTGTCCGTCTTGCCTTCGGGCCCAGACGGTGCGAACTGCTCTGCCATCCGCTGACCATCAGCGACAGCGAACACCAGTATCTTGGCCGGGTGCTGCTGATCTCGGATGTCACCGAGATCCGTTCGCTTGAACAGCGGATGCGGGAGAACGAACGCCTGGCCGCGGTGGGACGGATGGCCGGCGGGGTGGCCCATGAGGTCCGCAACCCCTTGAGTTCCATCAAAGGATTGGCTTTGCTGCTGAAAAATAAATTTCCTCTTGGCAGCAAGGAGCAGGATACCGCCGATCTGCTCATTCAGGAGACGGAACGGATGAACCGAACCATCACTGAGATGCTCAGCTTCACCCGGCCCTCGGCCCTCCACCTGGGCAGAGTCGATCTTGGCGCCTTGCTGGGGCGAAGTCTGGAGTTGATCAGGGCCGAGGCCGAGGAAAACGGCATCCGGAGCGTGCTGAACATCGGCCCGGATCTATGTCCGGTGCTGGGAGACGCCGACCGGTTGCAGCAGGTGGCCATGAATGTGCTGCTCAATGCCATGCAGGCCATGGAAGAGGGCGGAGAGCTGGTTGTGTCGCTGGCCAACAGAGACAACGGGCAAACCGTGGAACTGCGCATCAGCGACACCGGTGCGGGTATCGATCCGGCCCTCCTGTCCCAGGTTTTTTATCCCTATTTCACCACCAAACAGGGGGGAACCGGCATTGGATTGGCTATCTGCCAGAAGATTGTCGCCGATCACGGCGGGACCATCGAATTGGAAAGCGAACCGGTCAAGGGGACGACGGTGATCGTCACCTTGCCGGCCTATCATCCTCCTCAAGGATGAGCGAACGGCTTGTTGTTCGCTCCTATCCTTGCGGGGTGATGAGGTGCTTGTCGAGAAACTCGCATTCGATCGGAGTGAGGTCAAATCGCAGTTCAGCTTGCTGAAGAATCGCCCGCCGCGTCTTTTCCGGATGTTCCGCCAAAGTTTCCGTCATCCAGACAAGCGCTTTTTTCAGTTTTGCCGACTTGACGTTCAACGGTGAGTGTTCGCTCATGGGCGTTTCCTTGTTTTTCTTTGATAACGGTTGCTTGTTGCCGGGGATGCGATTACATTGTACCCATACCGGAGCAAGGGGGCAACCTTCATTGATGTCGCTTGCCTGCCGTGCCGCCGGCTCGACCAGTTCGACCGGGATGATCGATTGGTGAGAGCAGGACAGCAAAGGGAGTAACAACGGGAATCGCCATGGAAAGTCTGGCAGGACATTTTCTTATTTCCACCCCGCAGATGCCTGATCCACGGTTTCAGGAACAGGTGATCTACCTGTGCGCGCACAACGAGGAAGGAGCCATGGGGCTGGTGATCAACAATCCCAATCCCGAGATCACCATGGTCGATGTCCTCCACGGTTCCAATCTGTCCATCCCCGAAGGCCCGTTGCCGGCGGTGTACATGGGCGGCCCGGTGGAGGTCGATGCCGGGTTCATTCTCTATTCCACCGCGACGCCGGACCGCTACTCGGTGGAGGTGAAGCCCGGAGTCTATCTGAGCCGCGATTCCCGTCTCTTGGAAGATATTTCCCTGGGTCAGGGGCCGCAATGCTATCTGTTCATGCTCGGCTATGCCGGATGGGGTGCCGGTCAGCTGGAGAATGAACTGATGGACAACAGCTGGTTGACCGTTCCAGCGGACGTGGACGTGCTCTTCCATACCCCGGATGACCAGAAATGGCGCAAGGCGGCCCAAATCTTCGGTATTGATATTTCAACCTTTGGGGATATCATCGGCTACGCCTGAAGGCTGACTGTTCCTGCTTTTTCCCTTTCCTTCTGCCCCCGTCGGTTCACGAGAACCGACATTTTTTTTGCCATGAACGAGAACACCGTACCCGACGTTGCTGATATTTTTGTTTGTGCCCGCTGCGGCTTCTGCTGCCACGGGGAAACCACCGTCTCTCTCGACGAGCGCGATCAGGAGCGGATGATCAAGGCTTTGGGCCTGACCCGTGAACAGACCCAGGCGCGCTACTGGCGGGTCACCGGTTCGGTGGTGCAGATGCAGGTGCGCGACGGCCACTGCATTTTTTTCGACGACCAGGTTGGCTGCACGGTCCATGAGGGCCGCCCCTGGCGATGCCGGCAGTGGCCCCTGCACCCGAGCATGCTCGCCGACGAGGACAACTACCGCACGATCACCGACTCCTGCCCAGGATTGAACAAAGAACTGAGTTACGAGCAGTTCTGTCGTATTTTTCAAGCTCTGCTCGATCTGGGAGAGGGGGGCAAGTTCAGCGGATGAAGGTGCTCATCCCGTTCCTGGGCAAGACCAGGGAAACCTATCTCGATGCCGGTATCCGCGACTATGCCGGCCGGCTCGGCCGTTTTGCCACGGTGGATCTGCCGGTGCTCCGCGAACGCCACCACCGCAAGGAGCCGGACGAGGTGATCAAGGCGGCCGAAGCCGCACAGCTGATGGAACAGGCGGCGGCGGCCCCGCTGCGGGTGGCCCTTGATCCCCAGGGCAAAATTCCGGATTCCGAAGAACTGGCCGCCCTGCTTACCCAATGGGAAGATCAGGGGATCGGCACGGTCTGTTTCCTGATTGGCGGCCATCTTGGGCTGCACCGCCTAGTGCTTGATCAGGCGCACTTGACCCTGTCCCTCTCCCGTCTGACCTTTACCCACGAAATGACCCGCCTGATCCTGTTGGAACAGCTCTACCGGGCCTGGACCATCAAGGCCGGCCACAAGTACCACAAATAACCACCAAACGCACACTACTTCCCCTGTTTGATCCTCGCCTAACCAAACCAGCGGGCCTGCTGCACTTCTGACTTCATAAATCGCGCGCCCTGTGGTACTGATGGAACCCGACAAGGCATTTTTCGCAGAGGCAAGGACGATGGCCAACACAGCTCAACCGCAGGAAGAACAGGCACGGGACCATGCCTTGGTGGTCTTTTGTCCGTCGGTCGAAAGCCTGGCCCCCCTGGCCGAGATCCTGGCCACGATGCTGCATGCGGGCGACGTCCTTCTGCTCCACGGCGAGCTGGGAGCGGGGAAAACCACCCTGACCCAATGGCTCGCCCAGGCACTGGGCGTGGACGAGTCGCAGTATGTGGCCAGCCCTTCCTTTGCCCTGATGCACGAATACCAGGGGCGGCTGCCGATCTTTCACATGGATCTGTACCGGCTCCGCGACGAGGACGATGTCGAGGCCGCCGGATTGCTTGATTGTTTCGAGCGGCAGGGGCTGTGCATCGTCGAGTGGCCGGACCGCCTCGGCACCTTGACCCCGGATGAGCGGCTTGATATTCTGTTGCAGCCTGCGGACTCCGGGGCCCGACGGATTACCCTGACGCCGTGGGGATTCGACTGGAATCAACGCATCCAGCGGATCGCCGCGCGCCTGGCCGCCTAACCACCCAACCCGATGCCGCGATCGGATGCGGCTACGTTGCACGCATCGGTTCCTGCTCGATTAATCACCCATTCACGCACGAGTTCATGAAGAAAAGAATCATCACCCTGCAGCCCTGCAGGAAACAGTACACTTATGATCAAGACAAGGCCTGCTCTCCGGAGGAAACCGTGGCCCGGTTTCAGGAGCGGCTCAAGGCGACCAATCTCGACGTGCTCAAGGAGATCCGCCGCATTGACAACGGCCGCCTCGATATTCCGGTCTATTTCAGCATCTGCGGCGAGGATGCCCGGCGAATCATCGGCAACAAAAAGCAGATGGGCAAGGGCTCGACCCCCGAGCAGTCGCGGGCCAGCGCCTGCATGGAGCTGGGCGAGCGGTTCAGTTTTTTCAGTTTTCTCAAAGAGGAGACCAACTTCATCACCGGCGACTATGCCGCCATGGAAGCGTCCGGGTATCCGGTGCTCCCGATCGAGGTTCTGCTTGATTCGGTCCACGACACCACGCTCTCGCCCGAGATCCTGCGGGTCATGCTCGCTGATCTGCCGTTGCAGTGGACCTGGGCCCTGCGGCTGTCGGACAACCATCCGCTGCTCGTGCCTTTTTCCTGGTTCTACGCCATCAACGAGTTCAACGGCCCCTCGGCTGGCAACACCTATGAAGAGGCGGTCATCCAGGGAATCAGTGAGGTGGTCGAGCGTCATGTCTGCGCCCTGATCACCCGCGACCGCATCCCGACCCCGCAGATCGATCCGGCCTCGATTACCGATCCGGTGGCCCTGGAATTGCTGGCCAAATTCCGCAGATGCGGCATCGAGGTCTTTCTCAATGATTTCTCCCTCGACACCGGTATCCCCACCATCGGTGCCCTAGCCTG contains these protein-coding regions:
- a CDS encoding 23S rRNA (pseudouridine(1915)-N(3))-methyltransferase RlmH, whose product is MKVLIPFLGKTRETYLDAGIRDYAGRLGRFATVDLPVLRERHHRKEPDEVIKAAEAAQLMEQAAAAPLRVALDPQGKIPDSEELAALLTQWEDQGIGTVCFLIGGHLGLHRLVLDQAHLTLSLSRLTFTHEMTRLILLEQLYRAWTIKAGHKYHK
- the galU gene encoding UTP--glucose-1-phosphate uridylyltransferase GalU is translated as MKAIRKAVIPVAGLGTRFLPATKAIPKEMLTIVDRPTIQYIVEEAVASGIEEIILVTSAGKSAIENHFDYDFQLDTVLKDRNKVQLREELNNISNLIDIISVRQKEPLGLGHAIWMARNVVGDEPFMVLLGDDLVMSKVACCKQMIQLYEQVGESIVAVQRVPMEETHQYGIVEGSPTEQERTYKVDRMVEKPAPGTCNSDMAIIGRYLLMPEIFELLERTTPGHGGEIQLTDALLALSNKRAMYAYEFVGKRYDAGDKLGYLKAIVDFGLSHNSLGKPFREYLRKVCAELGQ
- the priA gene encoding replication restart helicase PriA, translating into MELTYEVAVDAPLATPLTYSQPAGRTTPIPAGCCVRVPLGRRKVIGYVLGPASLTDPAGAEPAFAVKAIAEVIDETPLFPQTLIPFYRWIARYYHHPLGNVLRTALPLAPTSRSGRRVSAKTRKTLTPGPVLLSPLQSGGTTEEVLAAVEYSLDGRLKNAEHKALSLFLDDLRSGGNRPVPRSLLLRRYPGAGPRLTRLVDLGVLCSVNERVYRDPFGQTPVFHPRPAQLTDEQQQVLEALLPAMDRAAFAPFVLFGVTGCGKTEVYLRLVEHALTRGKTALVLVPEIALASQLEAHFYSRFGARLAVLHSGLSDGERFDQWHNVLTGEARVVLGARSAVFAPLEHVGVVIVDEEHEPAYKQEDGLRYNGRDLAVLRAKMAECPAVLGSATPSVVSYHHCLHGKYTLLTMRKRVAEQPLPTVELVDLAATERSRPDLAFSDRLINAMAQTLEQGQQTLLFVNRRGFSSSMLCRDCGAILQCRHCQVSMTLHRSRNLLMCHYCGSTQHPSTLCPACGSPRLSGVGIGSERIEEEVRQLFPEARIARLDSDTTANRRHYLATLQAVRTRQVDMLIGTQMIAKGLHFPHMTLVGVVWADAGLAMPDYKAAERTYSLLAQVTGRAGRGADPGRVIIQTYQPSHYSVRLAQHHDYEAFFAQEIAVRRPLGYPPFSRLVNIRFSGLKEQQVAQAAGRVAEFLRRQYGNNQVDVLGPSPAPLVKLKDRTRWQLLLKSGSSALLQAMCEALLAEKAELCPRSVSMSLDVDPENMM
- the tsaE gene encoding tRNA (adenosine(37)-N6)-threonylcarbamoyltransferase complex ATPase subunit type 1 TsaE, encoding MANTAQPQEEQARDHALVVFCPSVESLAPLAEILATMLHAGDVLLLHGELGAGKTTLTQWLAQALGVDESQYVASPSFALMHEYQGRLPIFHMDLYRLRDEDDVEAAGLLDCFERQGLCIVEWPDRLGTLTPDERLDILLQPADSGARRITLTPWGFDWNQRIQRIAARLAA
- a CDS encoding YqgE/AlgH family protein, whose protein sequence is MESLAGHFLISTPQMPDPRFQEQVIYLCAHNEEGAMGLVINNPNPEITMVDVLHGSNLSIPEGPLPAVYMGGPVEVDAGFILYSTATPDRYSVEVKPGVYLSRDSRLLEDISLGQGPQCYLFMLGYAGWGAGQLENELMDNSWLTVPADVDVLFHTPDDQKWRKAAQIFGIDISTFGDIIGYA
- a CDS encoding two-component system sensor histidine kinase NtrB, which encodes MSKKYPADAAAPDQPPGQSGHHRQKDHRCSPGLILAKTADMSMRLLKKSRRPAYMFSSPWLLASAAGLLIMIVVTFAFHNLRLEERLMTNAMLQKASTLIRVLHSGSRASYLNDLRKDTWNNEAWTTHVQRVIDHLAEDPDLRFLSLVNETGQVIAHSDHTRIGALEPVPESNRYRHPADDQPQLTHSVRETREYGRVFETIRQFSPSFPALLPMPLQPLREGLKGPFLHHPEERRPMMRLLPEGLPTGERYFVVVALDMKEFDRTLGRLRMQIFMLSLAMLLVGLGGWFSLSAVQGFRVSQKTLENIQAFTSLLVAKLPVGVIATDATGRITTWNQTIAHVTGIDKTAATGKHPEEILPEPLAAFFLPGGSGAAEPTATEKETLVRLAFGPRRCELLCHPLTISDSEHQYLGRVLLISDVTEIRSLEQRMRENERLAAVGRMAGGVAHEVRNPLSSIKGLALLLKNKFPLGSKEQDTADLLIQETERMNRTITEMLSFTRPSALHLGRVDLGALLGRSLELIRAEAEENGIRSVLNIGPDLCPVLGDADRLQQVAMNVLLNAMQAMEEGGELVVSLANRDNGQTVELRISDTGAGIDPALLSQVFYPYFTTKQGGTGIGLAICQKIVADHGGTIELESEPVKGTTVIVTLPAYHPPQG
- a CDS encoding YkgJ family cysteine cluster protein, yielding MNENTVPDVADIFVCARCGFCCHGETTVSLDERDQERMIKALGLTREQTQARYWRVTGSVVQMQVRDGHCIFFDDQVGCTVHEGRPWRCRQWPLHPSMLADEDNYRTITDSCPGLNKELSYEQFCRIFQALLDLGEGGKFSG